A single region of the Lagopus muta isolate bLagMut1 chromosome 24, bLagMut1 primary, whole genome shotgun sequence genome encodes:
- the MLN gene encoding promotilin: MVSKKAAAALLLVYVMSVLAEQAEGFVPFFTQSDIQKMQEKERNKGQKKSLTSLQQLEEEGFSEQSADIEGMKTIQLAVPVRAGMRLILRQLEKYQGVLEKLLTEVLQDTPNAD, encoded by the exons ATGGTTTCGAAGAAGGCGGCGGCCGCTTTGCTCCTGGTGTACGTGATGTCAGTGCTGGCAGAACAGGCTGAAGGCTTTGTGCCCTTCTTCACCCAGAGCGACATCCAGAAAATGCAG gaaaaggagaggaacaAAGGGCAGAAGAAATCCCTGacctctctgcagcagctggaagaggaaggcttctctgagcaatctgCAGATATTGAAGGAATGAAGACTATCCAG ctaGCTGTTCCTGTCAGAGCTGGGATGCGGCTCATACTGAGGCAGCTGGAAAAATACCAAGGTGTCCTGGAGAAACTGCTCACAGAGGTGTTACAGGACACCCCAAACG ctGACTGA